A genomic stretch from Methanobrevibacter sp. V74 includes:
- the upp gene encoding uracil phosphoribosyltransferase, producing the protein MNEFVLNHPLITHKLAILRDENTGTKEFRELVTEISTILLYEAMRDAKLEKGTIKTPLEEMDTGMLNEDRYAFVPILRAGMGMVEGVLNVIPNAKIGHIGLYRDEETFQPVEYYYKMPDGIDKREVFVIDPMLATGGSASATISRLKQDGVTEIKLLCIVAAPEGIRCIEKEHPDVKIFCAVVDRQLNENAYILPGLGDAGDRVYGTK; encoded by the coding sequence ATGAATGAATTTGTATTAAATCATCCATTGATAACTCATAAATTAGCTATTTTAAGAGATGAAAACACTGGAACAAAAGAATTTAGAGAATTAGTAACTGAAATCTCAACAATTCTTCTATATGAAGCAATGAGGGATGCAAAACTAGAAAAAGGAACAATCAAAACGCCGCTAGAAGAAATGGATACTGGAATGTTAAATGAAGATAGGTATGCATTTGTACCGATTTTAAGGGCAGGTATGGGTATGGTTGAAGGTGTTTTAAATGTAATTCCAAATGCAAAAATAGGTCACATTGGTCTTTATCGTGATGAGGAAACATTTCAGCCTGTTGAATATTATTATAAAATGCCTGATGGAATTGATAAAAGGGAGGTCTTTGTCATTGACCCAATGCTTGCAACCGGAGGAAGTGCATCAGCGACAATTTCAAGGCTCAAACAAGATGGAGTAACTGAAATTAAATTACTATGCATTGTCGCTGCTCCGGAGGGAATTAGATGTATCGAAAAGGAGCATCCTGATGTTAAAATATTCTGTGCAGTTGTAGATAGACAATTGAATGAAAATGCATATATTTTACCTGGTCTTGGGGATGCAGGTGACAGAGTATATGGAACGAAATAG
- a CDS encoding uracil-xanthine permease family protein → MVEENSNMILGVADKPSTLRWILLAIQHVCAMFGATILVPIVVNTTAGADILSIPVALVSSGIGTLIYIICTRNRSPVYLGSSFAFITPMVAGYAIGGTGSVFTALMIVGIVYMIIALIIHLSGPGWINKLLPPVVVGPMIMVIGLSLAPTAISEIGLNLTTVQLNNILVAFVSFLTTAIIAIHGKGIIRVIPFLLGIIVGYVVAAVLGMVDFSQALTASIVEVPKFYLPFMHYDLNFAAVLTIVPIALVTMVEHVGDHKVLSEIIGRDLIEDPGLNKTLLGDGLATFLAAVIGGPANTTYGENTSVVGMTRVASTHVLGLAALIAIVFAFSGHLTALLTAIPAPVLGGISVLLYGFICVNGLKILISHQVDFNNTKNVVVAATMLVLGLGGATLSIVSGDLSISISGMSLAAIIGVLLNLLIPEEQHE, encoded by the coding sequence ATGGTTGAAGAAAATAGTAATATGATATTAGGTGTTGCTGATAAGCCATCTACACTTAGATGGATTTTACTTGCTATTCAGCATGTATGTGCAATGTTCGGAGCTACAATTTTGGTTCCAATTGTTGTCAATACAACGGCTGGAGCAGATATCTTGTCAATTCCGGTAGCATTAGTATCATCAGGTATAGGTACGTTAATTTACATTATTTGTACTCGTAATAGAAGTCCAGTTTATCTGGGAAGTTCTTTTGCATTCATCACTCCAATGGTTGCAGGATATGCAATAGGAGGTACTGGAAGTGTATTCACTGCACTGATGATTGTAGGTATAGTTTATATGATTATTGCTTTGATAATCCATCTTTCTGGTCCTGGTTGGATTAATAAGTTATTGCCTCCTGTTGTTGTAGGTCCAATGATTATGGTTATTGGTTTATCACTTGCTCCAACAGCTATTTCTGAAATTGGATTAAATTTAACAACTGTCCAATTGAACAATATATTGGTTGCATTTGTTTCATTTTTAACAACTGCAATTATTGCGATTCATGGAAAAGGAATTATAAGGGTTATTCCATTTTTATTAGGTATTATTGTAGGTTATGTTGTAGCGGCAGTATTGGGGATGGTTGATTTTTCACAAGCTTTAACAGCAAGTATTGTTGAAGTTCCAAAATTCTATCTGCCATTTATGCATTATGATTTAAACTTTGCAGCAGTTTTAACTATTGTTCCAATTGCTTTAGTAACAATGGTGGAGCATGTAGGTGACCATAAAGTATTAAGTGAAATTATTGGCCGTGATTTAATCGAAGATCCGGGACTTAATAAGACCCTTCTTGGTGATGGACTTGCTACATTTTTAGCAGCTGTTATTGGCGGTCCTGCAAACACTACTTATGGTGAAAATACGTCTGTTGTTGGTATGACTCGTGTAGCATCAACTCATGTTTTAGGTCTTGCAGCATTAATTGCTATTGTATTTGCATTTTCAGGACATTTGACAGCACTCCTAACAGCTATTCCGGCACCGGTTTTAGGGGGAATTTCAGTATTATTATATGGGTTTATCTGTGTAAATGGACTTAAAATCTTAATTAGTCATCAAGTTGATTTTAATAATACTAAAAATGTAGTAGTGGCTGCAACAATGCTTGTTTTAGGTTTAGGTGGGGCAACATTATCTATCGTGTCTGGTGATTTATCCATCTCAATATCTGGAATGTCTCTTGCAGCAATTATTGGCGTACTTTTAAATCTTTTAATACCGGAGGAACAGCATGAATGA
- a CDS encoding queuosine precursor transporter: MDLNFDFTEKRVIITAFFCMAFTIANLITVKIISIDFIGMQTPAGVLIYPLVYILTNVIADVYGERTARRTIILGLCVDVLFVFMTTLILFLPSPSFYTGDSSLAFVFTQTPRILIASYISYLIGNFVNARITTMVNAGEEYSSVKNLGIIALSELIDNFIFIGLAFVGVYSVVDILIMIISHWVLSLIWSAIAQPFTSMTVRWAKKGKSVEI; the protein is encoded by the coding sequence ATGGATTTGAATTTTGACTTTACCGAAAAAAGAGTAATTATTACTGCATTTTTCTGTATGGCATTCACAATCGCAAACTTAATCACTGTTAAAATCATAAGTATAGACTTTATAGGTATGCAAACTCCTGCTGGAGTTTTAATTTATCCTTTAGTTTATATTTTAACTAACGTAATTGCAGATGTTTATGGTGAGAGAACTGCACGTCGAACCATTATTCTAGGTCTTTGTGTAGATGTTTTATTTGTATTTATGACAACATTAATATTGTTCTTGCCTTCTCCATCATTCTATACTGGAGATTCAAGCCTTGCATTTGTATTTACTCAAACTCCAAGAATTCTTATAGCTTCTTACATTAGTTACTTAATCGGTAACTTTGTAAATGCAAGAATTACTACTATGGTAAACGCTGGCGAGGAGTATTCCTCTGTTAAAAACTTGGGGATTATTGCTTTAAGTGAACTAATAGATAATTTCATATTTATCGGTTTGGCATTTGTTGGAGTATATTCTGTAGTGGATATTTTAATAATGATTATTTCACATTGGGTATTAAGTTTAATTTGGAGTGCAATAGCTCAACCATTTACTTCAATGACTGTTAGGTGGGCTAAAAAAGGAAAATCTGTGGAAATTTAA
- a CDS encoding GtrA family protein: MGLKKELILYLIFGILTTIVNIVVYLIFAKFLNIDYIISNIFAWFFSVLFAYVTNRIWVFERKSNNIIKEATLFYGGRVFSGVLDTGLMYLFIDILFINDFISKIIIQVIVVIVNYVFSKFIVFK; this comes from the coding sequence ATGGGATTGAAAAAAGAATTAATACTTTATTTAATATTCGGCATTTTAACTACAATTGTTAATATTGTAGTTTATTTAATTTTTGCCAAGTTTTTAAATATTGATTATATAATATCTAATATTTTCGCATGGTTTTTTTCTGTTTTATTTGCTTATGTAACTAATAGAATTTGGGTTTTTGAGCGGAAAAGCAATAATATAATTAAAGAAGCAACTTTATTTTATGGAGGTCGGGTTTTTTCAGGAGTTTTAGATACCGGACTCATGTATCTATTTATTGATATATTGTTTATTAATGATTTTATATCTAAAATTATAATACAGGTCATTGTTGTCATTGTTAATTATGTTTTTAGCAAATTCATTGTTTTTAAATAA